A section of the Streptomyces sp. SCL15-4 genome encodes:
- a CDS encoding LacI family DNA-binding transcriptional regulator — protein MTSSPRPRVTIKDVAARAGVSKGAVSLAFNHKPGLSEATRDRIFAAARELGWAPSHTARSLAGARVDVVGLAICRPARMLGLEPFYMEFVSGVESVLSERSCSLLLRLVRSPEEEAGLLQAWWQGRHIGGAIVVDLRADDPRVPVVRRLGLPAVAVGHPSLTGGLTSVWTDDTTAVGEAVRYLAALGHRRIARIGGAAALGHSGIRAAAFDAAGRSARLAGAWQVATDFSGEAGARATRTLLTAAPGERPTAIVYDNDIMAVAGLAVAAEMGLRVPADVSLLAWDDSQLCRLTHPTLSAMSHDVHGFGAEVARTLFEVITGEGPDSRPARTPVLVPRGSTAPPKV, from the coding sequence ATGACCTCGTCCCCGCGTCCCCGCGTCACGATCAAGGACGTCGCCGCCCGCGCCGGCGTGTCCAAGGGCGCCGTGTCCCTCGCCTTCAACCACAAACCGGGACTGTCGGAGGCCACCCGTGACCGCATCTTCGCGGCGGCCCGGGAGCTGGGCTGGGCGCCGAGCCACACCGCGCGGTCGCTGGCCGGGGCGCGCGTGGACGTGGTGGGCCTGGCGATCTGCCGGCCGGCCCGGATGCTGGGCCTGGAGCCGTTCTACATGGAGTTCGTCTCGGGCGTGGAGAGCGTGCTGAGCGAGCGCTCCTGCTCGCTGCTGCTGCGGCTGGTGCGCAGCCCCGAGGAGGAGGCCGGACTGCTCCAGGCGTGGTGGCAGGGCCGGCACATCGGCGGGGCCATCGTGGTCGACCTGCGCGCGGACGATCCGAGGGTGCCGGTGGTACGGCGGCTCGGGCTGCCCGCGGTCGCCGTCGGCCATCCCTCGCTGACCGGCGGGCTCACCTCGGTGTGGACGGACGACACCACGGCCGTCGGCGAGGCGGTGCGCTATCTCGCGGCGCTCGGCCACCGCAGGATCGCCCGGATCGGCGGGGCGGCGGCCCTCGGGCACTCCGGCATCCGCGCGGCGGCGTTCGACGCGGCCGGACGGTCGGCGAGGCTGGCCGGGGCCTGGCAGGTGGCGACCGACTTCTCCGGGGAGGCGGGGGCGCGGGCGACGCGCACGCTGCTGACGGCGGCGCCCGGGGAGCGGCCGACGGCGATCGTGTACGACAACGACATCATGGCGGTGGCGGGCCTGGCGGTGGCGGCCGAGATGGGGCTGCGGGTGCCGGCCGACGTGTCGTTGCTGGCCTGGGACGACTCCCAGCTGTGCCGGCTGACCCATCCGACGCTGTCGGCGATGAGCCATGACGTGCACGGGTTCGGGGCCGAGGTGGCGCGGACGCTGTTCGAGGTGATCACGGGAGAGGGTCCGGACTCCCGTCCGGCGCGCACGCCGGTGCTGGTGCCGAGAGGTTCGACGGCTCCCCCGAAGGTGTGA
- a CDS encoding NTP pyrophosphohydrolase produces the protein MTGSPDASSRPAPQLVVVDGANVVGSRPDGWWKDRRGAAERLRDRLAGEGLPGHPGPVEIVLVVEGAARGVASVPGVRVESAPGSGDDRIVELTAGSPGRPRLVVTADRELRRRVTELGAEVTGPRTILG, from the coding sequence ATGACCGGCTCCCCCGACGCCTCGTCCCGCCCCGCCCCGCAGCTCGTCGTCGTGGACGGCGCGAACGTCGTCGGGTCGCGGCCCGACGGCTGGTGGAAGGACCGCAGAGGGGCGGCCGAGCGGCTGCGGGACCGGCTGGCGGGCGAGGGCCTGCCCGGGCATCCGGGGCCGGTGGAGATCGTGCTGGTGGTCGAGGGCGCGGCCCGCGGCGTGGCGTCGGTGCCGGGCGTGCGGGTGGAGTCGGCGCCGGGCAGCGGCGACGACCGCATCGTGGAACTGACCGCCGGCAGCCCCGGCCGTCCCCGCCTGGTGGTGACCGCCGACCGCGAACTGCGCCGCCGGGTGACGGAACTGGGCGCCGAGGTGACGGGCCCCCGCACGATCCTGGGCTGA
- a CDS encoding thiolase family protein translates to MPRTVRDVVFVDGVRTPFGKAGPKGIYHETRADDLVVKAIRELLRRNPGLDPKKIDEVAIAATTQIGDQGLTLGRTAGILAGLPQSVPGYSIDRMCAGALTAVTTTAGSIAFGAYDAVIAGGVEHMGRHPMGEGVDPNPRFVSEKLVDESALFMGMTAENLHDRYPSITKLRADEYAVRSQEKAAKAYADGKIQADLVPISVRRTSPEGGETGWGLVTADEPMRPGTTLENLAGLKTPFRVHGRVTAGNAAGLNDGATASVIASEDFARENGLPVKMRLVSYAFAGVEPEVMGYGPIPATEKALAKAGLSISDIGLFEINEAFAVQVLAFLEHYGIADDDARVNQYGGAIAFGHPLASSGVRLMTQLARQFEEQPHVRYGLTTMCVGFGMGATVVWENPHFEGDK, encoded by the coding sequence GTGCCTCGTACCGTCAGGGACGTCGTCTTCGTCGACGGCGTCCGCACCCCGTTCGGCAAGGCGGGCCCGAAGGGCATCTACCACGAGACCCGCGCCGACGACCTCGTCGTGAAGGCGATCCGGGAGCTGCTGCGCCGCAACCCCGGGCTGGACCCGAAGAAGATCGACGAGGTCGCCATCGCCGCGACCACGCAGATCGGCGACCAGGGCCTGACCCTCGGCCGCACGGCCGGCATCCTCGCGGGCCTGCCGCAGTCCGTGCCGGGCTACTCCATCGACCGCATGTGCGCCGGCGCGCTGACCGCCGTGACGACCACCGCCGGTTCGATCGCGTTCGGCGCCTACGACGCCGTCATCGCCGGCGGTGTCGAGCACATGGGCCGCCACCCGATGGGCGAGGGCGTCGACCCGAACCCGCGCTTCGTCTCCGAGAAGCTGGTCGACGAGTCCGCCCTCTTCATGGGCATGACCGCCGAGAACCTGCACGACCGGTACCCGTCGATCACCAAGCTGCGCGCCGACGAGTACGCGGTCCGCTCGCAGGAGAAGGCCGCCAAGGCGTACGCCGACGGCAAGATCCAGGCCGACCTGGTGCCGATCTCGGTGCGCCGCACGAGCCCCGAGGGCGGCGAGACCGGCTGGGGCCTGGTCACCGCCGACGAGCCGATGCGCCCGGGCACCACGCTGGAGAACCTGGCCGGCCTGAAGACGCCGTTCCGCGTCCACGGCCGGGTCACCGCGGGCAACGCGGCCGGCCTGAACGACGGCGCCACCGCGTCGGTCATCGCGAGCGAGGACTTCGCCCGCGAGAACGGCCTGCCGGTCAAGATGCGCCTGGTGTCCTACGCCTTCGCGGGCGTCGAGCCGGAGGTCATGGGCTACGGCCCGATCCCGGCCACGGAGAAGGCCCTCGCCAAGGCGGGCCTCTCCATCTCCGACATCGGCCTGTTCGAGATCAACGAGGCCTTCGCCGTCCAGGTCCTGGCCTTCCTGGAGCACTACGGCATCGCCGACGACGACGCGCGCGTCAACCAGTACGGCGGCGCCATCGCCTTCGGTCACCCGCTGGCCTCCTCCGGCGTCCGGCTGATGACGCAGCTGGCCCGCCAGTTCGAGGAGCAGCCGCACGTCCGCTACGGCCTGACCACCATGTGCGTCGGCTTCGGCATGGGCGCGACGGTCGTCTGGGAGAACCCGCACTTCGAGGGGGACAAGTGA
- a CDS encoding ArnT family glycosyltransferase: protein MLGAPLAPARTAITRTAYWTRLLPLLAALACVTRIPSFVPTLWNPDEGYLAVEARLLAQGGQLYDTVVDRKPPLLPWLYEAAFALCGSGSLLPLRILAVLAQLLTAVLLASVARRHWGERAGRTAGVLYLLVSVGLNPEDAQAATFEVFILPWTAAALWCADRGRWGAAGAAVAAAFLTKQTGGAVLLPVLWPLCRRGAVRAGLPRLAAGFAAPVLGAALLTDPAGFLFWTVTGSAAYASVTGSGLHVLGRALANAAILAAASAGLLPPIARALRDGRARAGEPWPWLWLWLGSSAVAVAAGCHFFGHYYLQLVPPLALLATAALHVLPDKRRLAAVLASGCACALFVAWGLLAPRPELAHAERLAAALAHRTAPGDRVLVWGIHPETYWLAGRTPATRYLTAGLLTNYSGGRDGSRVGEAYAVPGAWPVFRRELTAHAPALIADDSRGEPYAPARLPTLRRLLTTRYTEIARVDGAILYARAAASPGAGP from the coding sequence ATGCTCGGCGCCCCGCTCGCCCCCGCACGGACCGCGATCACCCGGACGGCGTACTGGACGCGACTGCTTCCCCTGCTGGCGGCCCTGGCCTGCGTCACCCGGATCCCCTCCTTCGTCCCGACGCTGTGGAACCCCGACGAGGGCTACCTCGCCGTCGAGGCCCGGCTGCTCGCCCAGGGCGGGCAGCTCTACGACACGGTGGTGGACCGCAAGCCGCCGCTGCTGCCCTGGCTGTACGAGGCCGCGTTCGCGCTGTGCGGCTCCGGCTCCCTCCTCCCCCTGCGGATCCTCGCCGTCCTCGCCCAGCTGCTCACCGCCGTGCTGCTCGCCTCCGTGGCCCGCCGCCACTGGGGCGAGAGGGCCGGCCGCACCGCCGGGGTGCTGTACCTGCTGGTGTCGGTCGGCCTCAACCCCGAGGACGCCCAGGCCGCCACCTTCGAGGTGTTCATACTGCCGTGGACGGCCGCCGCGCTGTGGTGCGCGGACCGGGGGCGCTGGGGCGCGGCCGGGGCCGCCGTCGCCGCCGCCTTCCTGACCAAGCAGACCGGCGGCGCGGTACTGCTGCCGGTGCTCTGGCCGCTGTGCCGGCGCGGTGCCGTCCGGGCGGGCCTGCCCCGGCTCGCGGCCGGGTTCGCCGCGCCGGTGCTCGGCGCGGCCCTGCTGACGGACCCGGCCGGCTTCCTGTTCTGGACGGTGACCGGCTCCGCCGCCTACGCCTCCGTCACCGGCTCCGGACTCCACGTCCTGGGCCGCGCCCTGGCCAACGCGGCGATCCTCGCGGCGGCCTCGGCGGGACTGCTCCCGCCGATCGCCCGAGCCCTGCGCGATGGCCGGGCCCGAGCGGGCGAGCCGTGGCCCTGGCTGTGGCTGTGGCTGGGTTCCTCGGCCGTCGCCGTGGCCGCCGGCTGCCACTTCTTCGGCCACTACTACCTGCAACTCGTCCCGCCGCTCGCGCTGCTGGCCACGGCCGCGCTGCACGTCCTGCCGGACAAGCGGCGCCTTGCCGCCGTCCTCGCCTCCGGCTGCGCCTGCGCCCTCTTCGTCGCCTGGGGCCTGCTCGCCCCGCGCCCCGAACTCGCCCACGCCGAGCGCCTGGCGGCGGCCCTGGCGCACCGCACGGCACCCGGCGACCGGGTCCTGGTGTGGGGGATACACCCCGAGACGTACTGGCTGGCCGGCCGCACCCCCGCTACCCGCTACCTGACCGCGGGCCTGCTCACCAACTACAGCGGCGGCCGGGACGGTTCCCGGGTCGGCGAGGCGTACGCCGTCCCCGGCGCCTGGCCCGTCTTCCGCCGCGAACTGACCGCGCACGCCCCGGCCCTGATCGCCGACGACTCCCGAGGCGAGCCCTACGCCCCCGCCCGCCTGCCCACCCTGCGCCGCCTCCTGACGACGCGCTACACCGAGATCGCCCGGGTGGACGGCGCGATCCTGTACGCCCGCGCGGCGGCGAGTCCGGGCGCGGGGCCGTAG
- the dxs gene encoding 1-deoxy-D-xylulose-5-phosphate synthase, with the protein MPLLTRIRGPRDLDRLSLEELDQLAEEIRTFLVDAVSKTGGHLGPNLGVVELTIALHRVFHSPEDKVLWDTGHQSYVHKLLTGRQDFSRLKMKGGLSGYPAQSESEHDVIENSHASTVLGWADGIAKANQLRERDSRVVAVIGDGALTGGMAWEALNNIAEAKDRPLVIVVNDNERSYAPTIGGLANHLATLRTTDGYERFLARTKDILDRTPVVGKPLYETLHGAKKGLKDFIAPQGMFEDLGLKYLGPIDGHDIEALESALTRAKRFGGPVIVHCLTEKGRGYQPALQDEADRFHAVGRIHPDTGLPIATSGADWTSVFGEEMVKLGEEREDIVAITAAMLQPVGLDKFAKRFPERVYDVGIAEQHGAVSAAGLAYGGLHPVFAVYATFLNRAFDQVLMDVALHKCGVTFVLDRAGITGTDGASHNGMWDMSILQVVPGLRLAAPRDADQVRAQLREAVAVADAPTVVRFSKGAVGPAVPAVGRVGGMDVLRESGTERPDVLLVSVGALAPMCLEIAGLLDKQGISTTVVDPRWVKPVDEAMAPLAERHRVVVTVEDNSRVGGVGSAIAQALRDAGVDVPLRDFGVPPRFLDHASRAEVLAEIGLTAPDIARQVTGLVAKLDGLPDSRLRSSGSTAVDRTGDAVDSAEPARD; encoded by the coding sequence GTGCCGCTGCTGACCCGCATCAGGGGACCGCGCGATCTGGACCGGCTCAGCCTGGAGGAGCTGGACCAGCTGGCAGAGGAGATCCGCACCTTCCTCGTCGACGCTGTCTCCAAGACCGGCGGCCACCTCGGCCCGAACCTCGGTGTGGTGGAGCTGACCATCGCCCTGCACCGGGTCTTCCACTCGCCCGAGGACAAGGTGCTGTGGGACACGGGCCACCAGTCCTACGTGCACAAGCTGCTCACCGGCCGGCAGGACTTCTCCCGGCTGAAGATGAAGGGCGGCCTCTCGGGCTATCCGGCGCAGTCCGAGTCCGAGCACGACGTCATCGAGAACAGCCACGCGTCCACCGTGCTCGGCTGGGCCGACGGCATCGCCAAGGCCAACCAGCTGCGCGAGCGGGACAGCCGCGTCGTCGCCGTCATCGGCGACGGGGCGCTGACCGGCGGCATGGCCTGGGAGGCGCTGAACAACATCGCCGAGGCCAAGGACCGCCCGCTCGTCATCGTCGTCAACGACAACGAACGCTCCTACGCCCCGACCATCGGCGGCCTCGCCAACCACCTGGCGACCCTGCGCACCACCGACGGCTACGAACGCTTCCTCGCCCGGACCAAGGACATCCTCGACCGCACCCCGGTCGTCGGCAAGCCGCTGTACGAGACCCTGCACGGCGCCAAGAAGGGGCTGAAGGACTTCATCGCCCCGCAGGGCATGTTCGAGGACCTGGGCCTGAAGTACCTCGGCCCGATCGACGGCCACGACATCGAGGCGCTGGAGTCGGCGCTGACCCGGGCCAAGCGGTTCGGCGGCCCGGTGATCGTGCACTGCCTGACCGAGAAGGGCCGCGGCTACCAGCCCGCCCTCCAGGACGAGGCCGACCGGTTCCACGCCGTCGGCAGGATCCACCCGGACACCGGGCTGCCGATCGCCACCTCCGGCGCCGACTGGACCTCGGTCTTCGGCGAGGAGATGGTCAAGCTCGGCGAGGAGCGCGAGGACATCGTCGCGATCACCGCCGCCATGCTCCAGCCGGTCGGCCTGGACAAGTTCGCCAAGCGCTTCCCCGAGCGGGTGTACGACGTCGGGATCGCCGAGCAGCACGGCGCCGTCTCCGCGGCCGGCCTCGCCTACGGCGGCCTGCACCCGGTCTTCGCGGTGTACGCCACCTTCCTCAACCGCGCCTTCGACCAGGTGCTGATGGACGTGGCCCTGCACAAGTGCGGAGTGACCTTCGTGCTGGACCGGGCCGGGATCACCGGCACCGACGGCGCCTCGCACAACGGCATGTGGGACATGTCGATCCTCCAGGTGGTGCCCGGGCTGCGGCTGGCCGCGCCGCGCGACGCCGACCAGGTGCGGGCCCAGCTGCGCGAGGCCGTCGCCGTGGCGGACGCGCCGACCGTGGTGCGCTTCTCCAAGGGCGCCGTCGGCCCCGCCGTACCCGCCGTGGGCCGGGTCGGCGGCATGGACGTGCTGCGCGAAAGCGGCACCGAGCGCCCGGACGTGCTGCTGGTCTCCGTGGGCGCCCTGGCCCCGATGTGCCTGGAGATCGCCGGCCTGCTCGACAAGCAGGGCATCTCCACCACCGTCGTCGACCCGCGCTGGGTCAAGCCCGTCGACGAGGCCATGGCCCCGCTGGCCGAACGGCACCGGGTCGTCGTCACCGTCGAGGACAACAGCCGCGTCGGCGGCGTCGGCTCCGCGATCGCCCAGGCCCTCAGGGACGCGGGCGTGGACGTGCCGCTGCGCGACTTCGGCGTCCCGCCGCGCTTCCTCGACCACGCCTCCCGCGCCGAGGTCCTCGCCGAGATCGGGCTGACCGCGCCCGACATCGCGCGCCAGGTCACCGGCCTGGTCGCCAAGCTCGACGGCCTGCCCGACTCCCGGCTGCGCTCGAGCGGGAGCACCGCCGTCGACCGCACGGGCGACGCCGTGGACTCCGCGGAGCCCGCGCGCGACTAA
- a CDS encoding 3-hydroxyacyl-CoA dehydrogenase NAD-binding domain-containing protein, with protein sequence MSTTAELLKQASDLFPDEVVTSAHVRHFDLPFGAGRFALITLDNGLDHTKPTTFGPASLANLNTAVDQVEKEAAEGGIVGVGITGKPFIFAVGADLKGVELLKEHEHALAIGKGGHEVFKRLSKLAVPTFAYYNGAAMGGGVEVGLHCSYRTVSKAIPAFSLPEVFLGLVPGWGGCTLLPNLIGAEKAVSVIIENSLNQNRQLKGQQVFDLGIADAIFEGADFLEQSLIWTARVLNGDVTVERPVIDRGEAWDQAVAKGRFIADGKVHGAAPAAYRALDIIAAAKNEDLQQGFDAEDQALADLIMGGELRAGIYAFNLVQKRGKRPAGAPDKNLARPVTKVGVVGAGLMASQLALLFLRRLEVPVVLTDIDQERVDKGVGYVHAEIDKLLGKGRINQDKANRLKALVTGVLDKAEGFADADFVIEAVFEEIGVKQQVFAEVEAVAPAHAILATNTSSLSVTEMASKLKHPERVVGFHFFNPVAVLPLLEIVRGEQTDDASLATAFAVAKKLKKTAVLVKDAPAFVVNRILTRFMGEIQNVIDEGTPVEVAEKAVEPLGLPMSPLVLLELVGPAIGLHVSETLHGAFPDRFTVSPNLKAVVEAGKRGFYVYDSGKPELDPEVAALLKQGDAVLTEEQVRARVLDAVAQEIGLMLDEGVVAEAQDIDLCLITGAGWPFHLGGITPYLDREGVSERVNGKKFLAPGVASVPA encoded by the coding sequence GTGAGCACCACCGCCGAGCTTCTGAAGCAGGCCTCGGACCTGTTCCCCGACGAGGTCGTGACGTCCGCGCACGTACGTCACTTCGACCTCCCGTTCGGCGCCGGCCGCTTCGCGCTGATCACGCTGGACAACGGCCTGGACCACACCAAGCCGACCACCTTCGGCCCGGCCTCGCTGGCGAACCTGAACACCGCCGTCGACCAGGTCGAGAAGGAGGCGGCCGAGGGCGGGATCGTCGGTGTCGGCATCACCGGCAAGCCGTTCATCTTCGCCGTCGGCGCCGACCTCAAGGGCGTCGAGCTGCTGAAGGAACACGAGCACGCGCTCGCCATCGGCAAGGGCGGCCACGAGGTCTTCAAGCGGCTGTCGAAGCTGGCCGTCCCGACCTTCGCGTACTACAACGGCGCGGCCATGGGCGGCGGCGTCGAGGTCGGTCTGCACTGCTCCTACCGGACCGTCTCCAAGGCGATCCCGGCGTTCTCGCTGCCCGAGGTCTTCCTCGGCCTGGTCCCCGGCTGGGGCGGCTGCACCCTGCTGCCGAACCTGATCGGCGCCGAGAAGGCCGTCTCGGTCATCATCGAGAACTCGCTGAACCAGAACAGGCAGCTCAAGGGCCAGCAGGTCTTCGACCTCGGGATCGCCGACGCGATCTTCGAGGGCGCCGACTTCCTGGAGCAGTCGCTGATCTGGACGGCGCGGGTCCTCAACGGCGACGTCACCGTCGAGCGTCCGGTGATCGACCGCGGTGAGGCCTGGGACCAGGCCGTCGCCAAGGGCCGGTTCATCGCCGACGGCAAGGTGCACGGCGCGGCCCCGGCCGCCTACCGCGCCCTGGACATCATCGCCGCCGCCAAGAACGAGGACCTCCAGCAGGGCTTCGACGCCGAGGACCAGGCCCTCGCCGACCTGATCATGGGCGGCGAGCTGCGTGCCGGCATCTACGCCTTCAACCTCGTCCAGAAGCGCGGCAAGCGTCCCGCCGGCGCCCCGGACAAGAACCTGGCCCGCCCGGTCACCAAGGTCGGTGTCGTCGGCGCCGGTCTGATGGCCTCGCAGCTCGCCCTGCTGTTCCTGCGCCGCCTGGAGGTGCCGGTCGTGCTGACCGACATCGACCAGGAGCGCGTCGACAAGGGCGTGGGCTACGTCCACGCCGAGATCGACAAGCTGCTCGGCAAGGGCCGGATCAACCAGGACAAGGCCAACCGCCTCAAGGCGCTGGTCACCGGTGTCCTGGACAAGGCCGAGGGCTTCGCGGACGCGGACTTCGTCATCGAGGCCGTGTTCGAGGAGATCGGCGTCAAGCAGCAGGTGTTCGCGGAGGTCGAGGCGGTCGCCCCGGCGCACGCGATCCTCGCCACCAACACCTCCTCGCTGTCCGTGACCGAGATGGCGTCGAAGCTGAAGCACCCGGAGCGGGTCGTCGGCTTCCACTTCTTCAACCCGGTCGCGGTGCTGCCGCTGCTGGAGATCGTCCGCGGCGAGCAGACCGACGACGCGTCCCTCGCGACCGCGTTCGCCGTCGCCAAGAAGCTGAAGAAGACCGCGGTGCTCGTCAAGGACGCCCCGGCGTTCGTCGTGAACCGCATCCTGACCCGCTTCATGGGCGAGATCCAGAACGTCATCGACGAGGGCACCCCGGTCGAGGTCGCCGAGAAGGCCGTCGAGCCGCTCGGGCTGCCGATGTCCCCGCTGGTGCTGCTGGAGCTGGTCGGCCCGGCGATCGGCCTGCACGTCTCCGAGACGCTGCACGGCGCCTTCCCGGACCGCTTCACGGTCTCCCCCAACCTCAAGGCGGTCGTGGAGGCGGGCAAGCGCGGCTTCTACGTCTACGACAGCGGCAAGCCGGAGCTGGACCCGGAGGTCGCCGCGCTGCTCAAGCAGGGCGATGCCGTCCTGACCGAGGAGCAGGTGCGGGCGCGGGTGCTGGACGCGGTGGCCCAGGAGATCGGGCTCATGCTCGACGAGGGCGTCGTCGCCGAGGCCCAGGACATCGACCTGTGCCTGATCACGGGCGCCGGCTGGCCCTTCCACCTGGGCGGCATCACGCCGTACCTGGACCGCGAGGGTGTCTCCGAGCGCGTGAACGGCAAGAAGTTCCTGGCACCGGGCGTGGCGAGCGTCCCGGCGTAA
- a CDS encoding amino acid permease, with protein sequence MTSTLFRTKNIEQSIQDTEEPEHALRKSLSALDLTVFGVGVIIGTGIFVLTGTAAKNTAGPAVSLSFVVAGAACALAALCYAEFASTVPVAGSAYTFSYSSLGELPAWTIGWDLVLELALGTAVVAVGWSGYIHSLLDNWGWHLPGALGGRDGATGFGFDILAAALVLLLTAILVVGMKVSARVTSVVVAVKVIVVLVVIIAGAFFVKGANYDPFIPKEQPVAAGGSLKAPLIQLMFGWAPSHFGVMGIFTAASVVFFAFIGFDVVATAAEETRNPQRDVPRGILGSLVICTALYVAVSIVVTGMQKYSSLSVEAPLADAFKATGHPWYAGLISFGAAVGLTTVCMILLLGQSRVFFAMSRDGLLPRFFSQTHPKFRTPYRSTILLGVVIAVVAGFTSLSELAELVNIGTLFAFAVVALSVIILRRTRPDLPRAFRTPLVPAVPVLSVLASLWLMLNLPAETWLRFAIWMLIGFVVYFLYGRSHSRLATRERATAKEAPRPPTGPAP encoded by the coding sequence GTGACCAGCACCCTGTTCCGGACGAAGAACATCGAGCAGTCCATCCAGGACACCGAGGAACCCGAGCACGCGCTCAGGAAGTCACTGTCCGCCCTGGACCTGACCGTCTTCGGCGTCGGTGTCATCATCGGCACCGGCATCTTCGTCCTCACCGGCACGGCGGCGAAGAACACCGCCGGCCCCGCCGTCTCGCTGTCCTTCGTGGTGGCCGGCGCCGCCTGCGCGCTCGCGGCCCTCTGCTACGCCGAGTTCGCCTCCACGGTCCCGGTGGCCGGCTCCGCCTACACCTTCTCCTACTCCTCGCTCGGCGAACTCCCGGCCTGGACCATCGGCTGGGACCTGGTCCTGGAACTGGCGCTGGGCACGGCGGTGGTCGCGGTCGGCTGGTCCGGCTACATCCACTCGCTGCTCGACAACTGGGGCTGGCACCTGCCCGGGGCGCTCGGCGGCCGGGACGGGGCCACCGGCTTCGGCTTCGACATCCTCGCCGCGGCGCTCGTCCTGCTGCTCACCGCCATCCTCGTCGTCGGCATGAAGGTGTCCGCGCGGGTCACCTCGGTGGTCGTCGCGGTCAAGGTGATCGTGGTCCTCGTCGTGATCATCGCGGGCGCCTTCTTCGTCAAGGGCGCGAACTACGACCCGTTCATCCCCAAGGAGCAGCCCGTAGCGGCCGGCGGCAGCCTCAAGGCACCCTTGATCCAGCTGATGTTCGGCTGGGCCCCCTCCCACTTCGGCGTCATGGGCATCTTCACCGCCGCCTCCGTGGTCTTCTTCGCCTTCATCGGCTTCGACGTCGTCGCCACCGCCGCCGAGGAGACCCGCAACCCGCAGCGCGACGTCCCGCGCGGCATCCTCGGCTCCCTGGTCATCTGCACCGCGCTGTACGTGGCCGTGTCGATCGTCGTCACCGGCATGCAGAAGTACAGCTCGCTGTCCGTGGAGGCGCCCCTCGCCGACGCGTTCAAGGCCACCGGGCACCCCTGGTACGCGGGCCTGATCAGCTTCGGCGCCGCGGTCGGCCTGACCACCGTGTGCATGATCCTGCTGCTCGGCCAGTCCCGGGTGTTCTTCGCGATGAGCCGGGACGGGCTGCTGCCACGGTTCTTCTCCCAGACCCACCCGAAATTCCGCACCCCCTACCGGTCGACCATCCTGCTCGGCGTCGTCATCGCGGTCGTGGCGGGCTTCACCAGCCTCAGCGAACTGGCCGAGCTGGTGAACATCGGCACCCTCTTCGCCTTCGCCGTGGTCGCGCTCAGCGTGATCATCCTGCGCCGCACCCGTCCCGACCTGCCCCGGGCCTTCCGTACCCCGCTGGTCCCGGCGGTCCCGGTGCTGTCGGTGCTCGCCTCGCTGTGGCTGATGCTGAACCTGCCCGCGGAGACCTGGCTGCGGTTCGCGATCTGGATGCTGATCGGTTTCGTCGTCTACTTCCTCTACGGCCGCTCGCACAGCCGGCTCGCCACGCGGGAGCGCGCCACGGCGAAGGAGGCCCCGCGCCCGCCCACCGGACCGGCCCCCTGA